In Astyanax mexicanus isolate ESR-SI-001 chromosome 5, AstMex3_surface, whole genome shotgun sequence, a single window of DNA contains:
- the arl8ba gene encoding ADP-ribosylation factor-like protein 8B-A produces the protein MLALINRFLDWFKSLFWKEEMELTLVGLQYSGKTTFVNVIASGQFSEDMIPTVGFNMRKVTKGNVTIKIWDIGGQPRFRSMWERYCRGVNAIVYMVDAADRDKVEASRNELHNLLDKPQLQGIPVLVLGNKRDLPSALDEKQLIEKMNLAAIQDREICCYSISCKEKDNIDITLQWLIQHSKTRRS, from the exons ATGCTGGCGCTCATTAACCGCTTCCTAGACTGGTTCAAGTCGCTCTTCTGGAAGGAGGAGATGGAGCTGACCCTCGTTGGACTTCAGTATTCGGGGAAAACCACGTTTGTGAATGTGATAGCT TCGGGGCAGTTCAGTGAAGACATGATTCCAACAGTTGGATTCAACATGAGGAAGGTCACAAAAGGCAACGTCACGATTAAG ATTTGGGATATAGGTGGGCAGCCCAGGTTTAGGAGCATGTGGGAACGGTACTGCAGAGGAGTCAATGCAATAGT GTACATGGTGGACGCAGCGGACCGAGACAAAGTAGAAGCTTCCAGAAATGAGCTGCACAATCTGTTAGACAAACCCCAGTTACAAGGAATCCCT GTATTGGTACTTGGAAACAAGAGGGATCTACCCAGCGCGCTGGACGAGAAACAGCTTattgaaaaaat GAACTTGGCTGCTATTCAAGACAGAGAGATCTGCTGCTACTCCATTTCCTGCAAAGAGAAAGATAACATTG
- the tnfrsf18 gene encoding tumor necrosis factor receptor superfamily member 18: protein MDSVELWVRVWTLGCVLSLSLAVSCNWRTQYEYNGKCCDACPAGTYSKELCGSECLNCTAGISRCSCGDKHFCENNECSVCVARKQCSPGQVINRTGLREFMYICIDCPENMYSNEERNTCEPIADCKQFGLGVLFPGNRTHNARCGWQDPSPPRDSNQWNQNVIVVCLAVNGVICLALLVNDCVQRFQNRRRKSKRRPTTRWLVKPSDECGCKLSKEEMGNECDQDSDVSGDSSSKYEV, encoded by the exons ATGGACAGTGTAGAGCTCTGGGTGAGAGTCTGGACCCTGGGCTGTGTCCTCTCTCTGAGTCTGGCGGTCAGCTGTAACTGGAGGACTCAGTATGAATATAATGGGAAATGCTGTGATGCCTGTCCTGCAG GTACATATTCCAAAGAACTATGTGGATCTGAGTGTTTGAACTGCACAGCTGGCATCTCCCGGTGCAGCTGTGGTGACAAGCACTTTTGTGAGAATAACGAATGTTCTGTTTGTGTGGCCAGAAAACAGTGCAGCCCTGGACAAGTCATCAATAGAACAG GTCTTCGTGAATTCATGTATATCTGTATAGACTGCCCTGAGAACATGTACAGCAATGAAGAGCGCAACACCTGTGAACCCATCGCAGA CTGCAAGCAGTTTGGTTTGGGTGTGCTTTTCCCTGGAAACAGGACGCACAATGCACGCTGTGGTTGGCAAG ATCCTTCACCACCCAGGGACTCTAATCAGTGGAATCAAAATGTCATAGTGGTGTGTTTAGCCGTTAACGGTGTGATCTGTCTGGCACTTCTAGTTAATGACTGTGTTCAGAGGTTTCAGAACAGGAGAAGAAAGAGCA AACGCCGCCCAACCACACGCTGGCTAGTCAAGCCCTCTGATGAATGCGGCTGCAAACTCTCCAAAGAGGAAATGGGCAATGAGTGTGACCAAGACAGTGACGTCTCAGGTGATTCCAGCTCAAAGTATGAAGTCTGA